Proteins encoded in a region of the Elizabethkingia bruuniana genome:
- a CDS encoding response regulator transcription factor has protein sequence MNNKARILYLEDDTDLGGLTCEFLEREGFIVKWVNNGEEGLLAIQNQDFDIVIADIMMPKLDGYSFLKVIREQGNTIPLILLSARVLTEDVLKGFSIGADDYMRKPFSIEELVARVNRLLKNVKVTAVPVIKTVKIGDYEYNPYTLKLKYEDEYFNLSPKSGEILHRLATGENGMLLRDKTLIDLWGDDNFFNGRSLDVFISKLRKLLSKDPRINILNVRAVGYRLIIT, from the coding sequence ATGAATAATAAAGCCAGAATATTATATTTAGAAGATGATACTGATCTGGGAGGACTAACCTGTGAATTTCTGGAGAGAGAAGGTTTTATTGTAAAATGGGTAAATAATGGAGAGGAAGGACTTTTGGCTATACAAAATCAGGATTTTGATATTGTGATTGCAGATATTATGATGCCAAAGTTAGATGGTTATTCCTTTCTGAAGGTAATAAGAGAGCAAGGTAATACTATTCCTTTAATTCTTCTTTCTGCACGTGTATTAACAGAGGATGTATTAAAAGGCTTCTCTATAGGTGCAGATGATTACATGCGCAAGCCTTTTAGTATTGAAGAGCTTGTGGCCAGAGTCAACAGACTGCTTAAAAATGTAAAAGTTACAGCAGTACCAGTTATAAAGACCGTGAAAATTGGTGATTACGAATACAATCCTTATACGCTTAAACTAAAGTATGAGGATGAGTATTTTAATCTTTCTCCAAAATCCGGAGAAATTCTCCACAGACTGGCTACAGGTGAAAACGGAATGCTGCTTCGGGACAAAACACTTATAGATCTTTGGGGAGATGATAATTTCTTCAACGGACGCAGTTTGGATGTTTTTATTTCTAAATTGCGCAAATTGCTGTCAAAAGATCCTCGGATTAATATTTTGAATGTCAGAGCTGTTGGTTACCGACTGATTATTACATAG
- a CDS encoding aspartyl protease family protein produces MKTKPKKVHLLLALLSVICLYAQQINLPFKLSKDNRSIFIKLPVENQKDSLLFFFDTGAGTTLLDKKIAQKLNLKAKYKTEIRGAGGKKLYDVLTNQKIFLDRSHYIDSTNIVLDDLSRLNALFEQKFDGIIGASILKKYLTKIDFETHTISLYKFDNFSDYTGYQKLPFEFYSGIPKLPITFELKNKEKFSGDILFDSGAGLSLLVNSPYKEKNKLLNKIDEKITLISNNLSNKTNYEKGLIKSITLGNTRFENKNLDISLASDKEGVSSAEDILGILGSEIIYRFNIILDYKNKNIYLKPNYLFHENFEELVSPISLKYSDDRKEIIISNVLQNTDAYKKGLREGQRIISINNIQNKDIHFYSQVLKRKNKKILIKYIDNDNKVKSVKFKLKKLL; encoded by the coding sequence ATGAAAACAAAACCCAAAAAAGTACATCTTTTACTAGCCCTCTTATCTGTTATTTGTCTTTATGCACAACAGATTAATCTACCTTTTAAATTGTCAAAAGACAATAGATCCATCTTTATAAAACTACCTGTGGAAAATCAAAAAGACAGCTTGCTTTTCTTTTTTGATACAGGAGCAGGAACTACACTTTTAGATAAAAAAATAGCACAAAAACTTAATCTTAAAGCCAAATATAAAACAGAAATAAGAGGAGCAGGAGGTAAAAAGCTCTATGATGTATTGACTAACCAAAAAATATTCTTAGATCGAAGCCACTATATAGACAGCACAAATATTGTTTTAGATGACCTATCCAGACTTAACGCGTTATTCGAACAGAAATTTGACGGGATAATAGGTGCTTCAATTTTGAAAAAATATCTCACTAAAATTGATTTTGAAACACATACCATAAGTTTATATAAGTTCGATAATTTTTCCGATTATACGGGTTATCAGAAGCTGCCTTTTGAATTTTACTCGGGTATTCCAAAGTTACCCATTACGTTTGAACTGAAAAATAAAGAGAAATTTTCCGGTGACATTTTATTTGATAGTGGAGCAGGACTAAGTCTTTTAGTAAATTCTCCTTATAAAGAAAAAAATAAATTATTAAATAAAATTGATGAAAAAATAACACTTATCAGCAATAACCTAAGCAATAAGACCAATTACGAAAAGGGGCTTATTAAAAGTATTACACTAGGCAATACAAGATTTGAAAATAAGAATTTAGATATTTCTTTGGCTTCAGACAAAGAAGGTGTCAGCTCTGCGGAGGATATCCTTGGCATTCTGGGTAGCGAAATCATTTACAGATTTAATATTATACTCGATTATAAAAACAAGAATATTTATTTAAAACCTAATTATCTTTTTCATGAAAATTTTGAAGAATTGGTTAGTCCTATATCTTTAAAATATAGCGATGACAGGAAAGAAATTATAATATCAAATGTTTTACAAAATACTGATGCCTATAAAAAGGGACTTAGGGAAGGTCAACGGATTATATCTATTAATAATATTCAGAATAAAGATATCCATTTTTATAGTCAGGTTCTAAAACGAAAAAACAAAAAGATCCTTATTAAATATATAGATAATGACAACAAAGTTAAATCAGTAAAATTTAAATTGAAAAAGCTGCTTTAA
- a CDS encoding sensor histidine kinase, protein MYNFFIRFGKPLLILTVVVVFIFQGYWLWNTFQSKKKELLDQTKVEMQQILLNKLMGELAKNPEVKSALGKQDGSIKESYKTNKNAEVIVLESSNLKTPEKIKKFNLPDLKTDSLLYSSIKKSMPVLFRYGDIIVYNKAKKVVSTYPAGQAVYTENTTEDISKLYGKGTFSIHIENLFTTTIYSISWAILFSVFYMVLFIGTLFIIYRNLLLNQKLLRNKEVFTRNMTHELKIPVSTILIAAEGLEKYNITNEPEGAKKYVHIIQRAANKLSSLVEAILQNARADEATGKIDLNSVNLLSLLHEVQDNLSVIIEDKQAEIRLMNIGEDMSIKGNYEQLKQIFINLYDNSLKYSDKKPVISVLAVKKNNRIIITIQDNGIGIPRKYEKEIFAPYFRIMNNDLHDVKGFGLGLSFVKSSLIKQNGNIRLLHTTTEGTTIELNIPSYE, encoded by the coding sequence ATGTATAACTTTTTTATTCGTTTCGGGAAACCGCTTTTAATATTAACTGTAGTTGTTGTTTTTATCTTTCAGGGATATTGGCTATGGAATACTTTTCAGTCCAAGAAGAAAGAGTTGCTGGATCAGACAAAAGTAGAAATGCAACAAATTCTACTTAATAAACTGATGGGTGAACTTGCTAAAAATCCAGAGGTTAAATCTGCTCTTGGGAAGCAGGATGGCTCTATAAAGGAGAGCTATAAAACAAATAAGAATGCAGAGGTTATCGTTTTAGAATCCAGTAATTTGAAAACTCCTGAGAAGATAAAAAAGTTTAATCTTCCGGATCTGAAAACCGATAGTCTGCTCTATTCTTCAATAAAGAAATCTATGCCGGTATTGTTTAGGTACGGAGATATTATTGTTTATAATAAAGCTAAAAAAGTTGTAAGTACATATCCTGCAGGACAGGCTGTTTATACAGAAAATACAACGGAAGATATCAGTAAATTGTATGGTAAAGGAACCTTCAGTATTCATATAGAGAACTTATTCACCACTACTATCTATTCTATATCATGGGCAATTTTATTTTCCGTATTCTATATGGTTCTTTTTATCGGAACACTATTTATTATATACCGCAATTTGTTGCTTAATCAGAAACTCCTGAGAAATAAAGAAGTGTTTACCCGTAATATGACACATGAGCTTAAAATTCCTGTGTCTACGATATTGATTGCAGCCGAAGGTTTGGAAAAATACAATATTACAAATGAACCTGAGGGTGCAAAAAAATATGTCCATATTATTCAGCGAGCAGCCAATAAACTTTCTTCTCTGGTAGAAGCAATCCTGCAAAATGCCAGAGCGGATGAAGCTACAGGGAAAATTGATCTGAATTCTGTAAATTTATTGTCCTTATTACATGAAGTTCAGGATAATCTTTCGGTCATTATAGAAGATAAGCAGGCAGAAATAAGGCTGATGAATATTGGTGAAGATATGAGTATAAAAGGCAATTATGAACAGCTAAAGCAGATATTTATCAATCTGTATGATAATTCTCTGAAATATTCTGATAAAAAGCCTGTTATAAGTGTTTTGGCAGTTAAAAAGAATAACCGGATTATCATAACCATACAAGATAATGGTATTGGTATTCCTCGAAAATATGAAAAAGAAATTTTTGCTCCATACTTCAGAATTATGAATAATGATTTGCATGATGTGAAAGGATTTGGCCTTGGGTTAAGTTTTGTAAAGAGTTCTTTAATAAAACAAAACGGAAACATCCGCTTGTTACATACTACAACAGAAGGCACAACTATAGAATTAAATATCCCTTCGTATGAATAA